A section of the Heterodontus francisci isolate sHetFra1 chromosome 7, sHetFra1.hap1, whole genome shotgun sequence genome encodes:
- the phospho2 gene encoding pyridoxal phosphate phosphatase PHOSPHO2 — protein MKSLLVFDFDHTIVDGNSDTWVVRCTPEKKLPDWLRKTYDGKHWNEYMQRVLAYIGDQGIKESEMKQVMQSMPIIPGMVDLLKFICQSKDQVDCIIISDSNTIFINWILEVINSTLAFDSILTNPATFDEESHLTIKNFHFHNCPQCPDNLCKKKALADFVADQLKIGVQYKKTIYTGDGGNDLCPIKGLKKCDIAMVRKGYKLEKLIHEMVDGNSGSIQPSIMIWSSGEEILSYLKRCLKI, from the coding sequence ATGAAGAGTTTACTAGTTTTTGATTTTGATCACACAATTGTAGATGGGAACAGTGACACTTGGGTTGTGAGATGTACACCTGAAAAGAAGCTTCCAGACTGGCTTCGCAAAACATATGATGGAAAACACTGGAATGAATATATGCAAAGAGTCCTTGCCTACATTGGAGACCAAGGAATCAAGGAATCTGAAATGAAACAGGTTATGCAATCTATGCCAATAATTCCAGGGATGGTTGATCtcctgaagttcatttgccaaagcAAGGATCAAGTTGACTGCATAATAATTTCTGATTCTAATACAATTTTCATCAATTGGATCTTAGAAGTTATAAATAGCACCTTAGCATTTGATAGCATTCTTACAAATCCAGCAACTTTTGATGAAGAAAGTCATCTTACAATTAAGAATTTTCATTTTCACAACTGTCCACAATGCCCTGATAATCTTTGTAAGAAAAAAGCATTAGCTGACTTTGTTGCTGACCAACTTAAAATAGGGGTACAGTATAAAAAAACCATTTAtactggtgatggagggaatgactTGTGCCCCATTAAAGGTTTGAAAAAGTGTGATATTGCTATGGTCAGAAAAGGCTACAAGTTAGAAAAACTGATTCATGAAATGGTTGATGGAAACTCTGGTTCTATACAGCCGTCAATTATGATATGGTCTTCAGGTGAAGAAATCCTATCTTATTTGAAAAGATGTTTGAAGATTTAA